In a genomic window of Thermosynechococcus sp. CL-1:
- a CDS encoding phosphoketolase — translation MVSSPPRPTELTADIHAFGPARATIQGQPLSDSEVEAMDAFFRACNYLAVGMIYLLDNPLLKEPLKPEHIKKRLLGHWGSSPGLSFCYLHLNRIIKKYQQEVIFLAGPGHGAPGVLAPVYLEGSYTEIYHNISEDAHGLKKFFKQFSFPGGIGSHCTPETPGSIHEGGELGYVLSHACGAAFDNPDLIVAAVVGDGEAETGPLATSWHINKFLNPARDGAVLPILNLNGYKINNPTILARIPHQDLENFFRGLGYEPCFVEGSDRPSMHQAMAATLDYCVTKIKEIQRAAREEGVTTLPRWPMIVLRTPKGWTGPAEVNGHKVEGFWRAHQVPMADVHTNPENLKLLENWLRSYRPEELFDENGTFRPELKALAPTGNYRMGMNPHANGGLLRKDLKMPDFRQYGITFEKPAQIEVENTRPLGVFLRDVMRNNMTNFRVFGPDENTSNKLNAIYEVSKKLWIAEYFEEDADGGELSPNGRVIEMLSEHTMEGMLEGYLLTGRHGFFSTYESFVHVIDSMFNQHAKWLSICNELSWRADVASLNLLITSTVWRQDHNGFTHQDPGFLDIVCNKSAKVTRIYLPPDVNSLLSVADHCLRSKNYVNVIVSDKQLHLQYLTMDQAIIHCTKGVGIWDWASNDQGCEPDLVMASAGDIPTQEALAAIALLRQEFPELKIRYINVVDLFKLQPETEHPHGLSDRDFDSLFTLDRPIIFNFHGYPWLIHRLTYRRHNHRNLHVRGYKEKGNINTPLELAINNEIDRFSLAIDAIDRLPGLQVAGAHAKEKFRNMQIEARNYAYEYGVDKPEFSHWTWPF, via the coding sequence ATGGTTAGCTCTCCTCCCCGTCCCACCGAACTCACCGCTGATATTCATGCCTTTGGGCCGGCTCGCGCCACGATTCAAGGACAGCCCTTGAGTGATAGTGAAGTTGAGGCCATGGATGCCTTCTTCCGTGCCTGTAACTATCTGGCCGTGGGCATGATCTATTTGCTCGATAACCCCCTACTCAAGGAACCCCTCAAGCCTGAACACATCAAAAAACGCCTCCTTGGTCACTGGGGATCGAGTCCAGGTCTGTCCTTTTGCTACCTTCACCTCAATCGCATTATTAAAAAGTACCAACAGGAGGTGATTTTCCTAGCGGGTCCCGGTCATGGGGCACCGGGGGTCTTGGCACCTGTTTACCTTGAAGGCAGTTACACCGAGATTTACCACAACATTAGTGAGGATGCCCACGGCCTCAAAAAATTCTTCAAGCAGTTCTCCTTCCCCGGTGGCATTGGGAGCCACTGCACCCCAGAAACGCCCGGCTCGATACACGAAGGGGGAGAATTGGGCTATGTCCTCTCCCATGCCTGTGGTGCTGCCTTTGACAATCCTGATTTAATTGTGGCGGCAGTGGTTGGCGATGGGGAAGCAGAAACGGGGCCTTTGGCCACCTCATGGCACATCAATAAATTCCTCAACCCGGCGCGCGATGGGGCAGTCTTGCCGATTCTCAACTTGAATGGCTACAAGATTAACAACCCGACGATTTTGGCACGGATTCCCCATCAGGATTTGGAAAACTTCTTCCGGGGCCTAGGGTATGAACCCTGCTTTGTGGAAGGTTCCGATCGCCCCTCAATGCACCAAGCAATGGCCGCCACCCTCGACTACTGCGTGACTAAAATTAAGGAGATTCAACGAGCAGCTCGGGAAGAGGGCGTCACCACCTTGCCCCGTTGGCCGATGATTGTGCTGCGCACCCCCAAAGGGTGGACAGGCCCCGCGGAAGTGAATGGCCACAAAGTGGAAGGCTTCTGGCGAGCACACCAAGTGCCCATGGCCGATGTCCACACCAACCCTGAAAACCTTAAGCTCCTTGAAAATTGGCTGCGCAGCTACCGCCCCGAAGAACTCTTTGATGAGAATGGCACATTTCGTCCTGAACTCAAGGCCTTGGCGCCAACCGGCAACTACCGTATGGGCATGAATCCCCACGCCAATGGTGGGCTATTGCGCAAGGATTTGAAAATGCCCGACTTTCGGCAGTACGGCATTACGTTTGAGAAACCCGCCCAAATTGAGGTGGAAAATACCCGTCCCCTTGGGGTCTTCCTGCGGGATGTGATGCGCAATAACATGACCAATTTCCGTGTCTTTGGTCCCGATGAAAATACCTCGAATAAGCTCAATGCCATTTACGAGGTCAGCAAGAAACTCTGGATTGCGGAATACTTTGAGGAGGACGCCGATGGCGGTGAATTGTCCCCCAATGGTCGCGTCATTGAAATGCTCAGCGAGCACACCATGGAGGGGATGCTGGAGGGCTACCTGCTGACGGGTCGCCATGGCTTCTTCTCCACCTATGAGTCCTTTGTCCATGTGATTGACTCGATGTTTAACCAACACGCCAAATGGTTGAGCATCTGCAATGAACTCTCGTGGCGGGCGGATGTGGCCTCATTGAACTTGCTGATTACGTCCACGGTGTGGCGGCAGGATCACAATGGCTTTACCCACCAAGATCCGGGATTTTTGGATATTGTCTGCAACAAGAGTGCGAAGGTTACGCGCATTTACTTACCGCCTGATGTGAACTCACTGCTGTCGGTGGCGGATCACTGCCTGCGCAGCAAAAATTATGTGAATGTGATTGTCTCCGACAAGCAGTTGCACTTGCAGTACCTGACAATGGATCAGGCAATTATCCACTGCACCAAGGGAGTCGGCATTTGGGATTGGGCCAGCAATGATCAAGGCTGTGAACCGGATCTGGTGATGGCCAGTGCGGGGGATATTCCTACCCAAGAGGCGTTGGCGGCGATCGCCCTCCTGCGGCAGGAGTTTCCAGAGCTGAAGATTCGCTATATCAATGTGGTGGATCTCTTTAAGCTGCAACCGGAAACCGAACACCCCCACGGCCTCAGCGATCGCGACTTTGATAGTCTCTTTACCCTCGATCGCCCGATTATCTTTAACTTCCATGGTTATCCGTGGTTGATCCACCGTCTCACGTACCGCCGTCACAATCACCGTAATTTGCACGTGCGCGGCTACAAAGAAAAGGGCAACATTAACACCCCCCTTGAGTTGGCCATCAATAATGAGATTGATCGCTTTAGTCTTGCCATTGATGCCATTGATCGCCTCCCCGGTCTTCAAGTGGCGGGTGCCCATGCCAAGGAGAAATTCCGCAACATGCAAATTGAAGCCCGCAACTACGCCTACGAGTACGGTGTGGACAAGCCGGAGTTTAGCCACTGGACTTGGCCATTTTAG
- a CDS encoding TatD family hydrolase, protein MLVDTHVHLNFPEYAPDLDSVAKRWRSAGVVRLVHSCVEPSEFPTIQSLAAQFPELFMAVGLHPLDTEQWQPDLKEKIARLAASDPKVVAIGETGLDFYKATNREEQEAAFWAQLEVAHSLNLPVIIHCREAAAAARDLLQQFVRDRGQVQGVMHCWGGTPEETEWFLDLGLFISFSGTVTFKNAKQIHASAQMVPSDRLLVETDCPFLAPVPKRGEKRNEPSYVRFVAEAVARLRQCDLLELEQQTTLNACQLFRLPLPPEVAA, encoded by the coding sequence ATGTTGGTGGATACCCACGTCCATCTCAACTTTCCAGAGTACGCGCCCGATCTCGACTCAGTGGCTAAACGCTGGCGATCGGCGGGAGTGGTGCGGCTGGTTCACTCCTGCGTTGAACCCAGTGAATTTCCCACCATTCAGAGCCTTGCCGCGCAGTTTCCCGAACTCTTTATGGCAGTGGGTCTCCATCCCCTAGATACGGAGCAGTGGCAGCCGGATCTCAAGGAAAAAATTGCCCGCCTTGCCGCCAGTGATCCTAAAGTGGTGGCCATTGGCGAAACGGGTTTAGATTTTTACAAAGCCACGAATCGCGAAGAACAGGAAGCGGCCTTTTGGGCACAGTTGGAGGTTGCCCACAGCTTGAATCTGCCAGTGATTATCCACTGTCGGGAAGCAGCTGCTGCCGCGCGGGATTTGCTTCAACAGTTTGTTCGCGATCGCGGGCAGGTGCAAGGAGTGATGCACTGCTGGGGCGGTACCCCCGAAGAAACGGAGTGGTTTCTCGATCTGGGTCTTTTTATCAGCTTTAGCGGCACCGTCACGTTTAAGAACGCCAAACAAATTCATGCCTCGGCACAAATGGTTCCCAGCGATCGCCTACTGGTGGAAACGGATTGCCCCTTCCTTGCCCCTGTGCCCAAACGCGGCGAAAAACGCAATGAACCCAGCTATGTGCGCTTTGTGGCTGAAGCCGTCGCCCGTCTGCGACAATGTGACCTCTTGGAATTAGAACAGCAAACCACCCTCAACGCCTGTCAGCTCTTTCGCCTCCCCCTGCCCCCAGAAGTTGCCGCATAA
- the htpG gene encoding molecular chaperone HtpG: MLEQGTISIHTENIFPIIKKWLYSDHEIFLRELVSNAVDAIQKLRMVARSGEYSGDVDHPEVTITIDKENKKLAIADNGIGMTAEEVKKYITQVAFSSAEEFVQKYKGEGENAIIGHFGLGFYSAFMVADRVEIDTLAYQPGAVPVHWTCDGSTEFTLSDGQRTSVGTTVTLTLQEGELEYLEPGRIRELVRKYCDFLPVPIKLGGEQINKQIAPWKSAPNSLTKEDYLEFYRYLYPFQEDPLLWVHLNTDYPFVVNGILYFPKLRPDIDVTKGQIKLYCNQVFVSDNCEEVIPRFLLPLRGVIDSSDIPLNVSRSFLQNDRTVRKIADYIAKKVGDRLKELYREDPAAYVRSWQDLGTFVKFGSINDEKFKKQVEDILIYRTTAELTFKESEDVWASEGGIQVDGKTYTTLKEYLERNKERQGKRVYYCTDEVGQATYVQLLKSQGIEVLFMDSFIDTHFVPWLEQNYSDVKFLRVDAELDETLIDKNKESELVDPTTKKTRSEQIKSLFESVLKKPKLTIRTEALKADAPPAMILLPETSRRMQEMMAMMQQQPNAQLPEEHTLVVNTAHPLVQNLLSFNQGTIIQTSGTSETGALVEKLCQYIYDLALLSQRGFDANGMQQFTERASQVLTQLTTMATR; the protein is encoded by the coding sequence ATGTTGGAACAGGGAACCATTTCAATCCATACTGAGAACATTTTTCCAATTATTAAAAAGTGGCTCTACTCCGATCATGAGATTTTCCTGCGGGAACTGGTCTCCAACGCCGTAGATGCCATTCAAAAACTGCGGATGGTGGCACGCTCTGGGGAATATAGCGGCGATGTGGATCACCCGGAAGTGACGATCACGATTGACAAAGAAAATAAAAAGCTGGCGATCGCCGACAACGGCATTGGCATGACCGCCGAGGAAGTCAAAAAATACATTACCCAAGTGGCCTTTTCCAGTGCCGAAGAATTCGTTCAAAAGTACAAAGGGGAAGGGGAAAACGCAATCATTGGTCACTTTGGGCTGGGGTTTTACTCTGCCTTTATGGTGGCAGATCGCGTGGAAATTGATACCCTCGCCTATCAGCCAGGCGCTGTGCCGGTGCATTGGACCTGTGATGGTTCCACTGAATTTACCCTCTCCGATGGTCAGCGCACCAGTGTTGGTACAACCGTCACCCTAACCCTGCAAGAGGGTGAGTTGGAGTACCTAGAACCCGGCCGCATTCGCGAATTGGTACGCAAATACTGTGACTTTTTGCCGGTGCCAATTAAGCTAGGGGGTGAGCAAATTAATAAGCAAATTGCCCCTTGGAAGAGTGCCCCCAATAGCCTCACCAAAGAAGACTATCTCGAGTTTTACCGCTATCTCTATCCCTTTCAAGAAGACCCGCTGCTTTGGGTTCACCTCAATACCGACTATCCCTTTGTGGTCAATGGCATTCTCTACTTTCCCAAGCTGCGCCCCGATATTGATGTCACTAAGGGGCAAATTAAGCTCTACTGCAACCAAGTCTTTGTCAGCGATAACTGCGAAGAGGTGATCCCGCGCTTTTTGCTGCCTTTGCGGGGGGTCATTGACAGCAGCGACATTCCCCTGAATGTGTCCCGCAGTTTCCTGCAAAACGATCGCACGGTGCGCAAAATTGCCGACTACATTGCCAAAAAGGTGGGCGATCGCCTGAAGGAGCTATACCGCGAAGACCCGGCGGCCTACGTACGCTCGTGGCAAGACTTGGGCACCTTTGTCAAATTCGGTTCCATCAACGATGAGAAGTTCAAAAAGCAGGTGGAAGATATTCTCATCTACCGCACCACGGCCGAACTCACCTTCAAAGAGAGCGAGGATGTCTGGGCCAGTGAGGGGGGCATCCAAGTGGATGGCAAAACCTACACCACCCTCAAGGAGTACCTCGAGCGCAACAAAGAGCGCCAAGGCAAGCGCGTCTATTACTGCACCGATGAGGTCGGCCAAGCCACCTACGTGCAACTGCTTAAAAGCCAAGGGATTGAAGTCCTGTTTATGGACAGTTTCATTGATACCCACTTTGTGCCGTGGCTGGAGCAGAACTACAGCGATGTCAAGTTTCTGCGGGTGGATGCAGAACTCGATGAGACGCTCATTGACAAAAACAAAGAGAGCGAACTAGTGGATCCCACCACGAAGAAGACCCGCAGCGAGCAGATCAAATCCCTCTTTGAATCCGTGCTGAAAAAGCCGAAACTGACCATTCGCACCGAAGCCCTCAAGGCCGATGCCCCCCCGGCAATGATCCTGTTGCCCGAAACCAGTCGGCGGATGCAGGAGATGATGGCGATGATGCAGCAGCAACCCAATGCGCAGTTGCCGGAGGAGCATACCCTTGTTGTCAATACCGCCCATCCCTTGGTGCAAAATCTCCTTAGCTTCAACCAAGGCACGATTATTCAAACCAGCGGCACCTCAGAAACGGGTGCATTGGTCGAAAAGCTGTGTCAGTATATCTACGATTTGGCTCTATTGTCACAGCGGGGCTTTGATGCCAATGGTATGCAGCAATTTACAGAGCGTGCCAGTCAAGTTCTGACCCAACTGACCACGATGGCCACGCGCTAA
- the rpsT gene encoding 30S ribosomal protein S20 encodes MANIKSAAKRAQIAERNRLRNKAYRSAVRTLIKNYLTAISQYAADPTPEKLAEVQQRLNLAFSKIDKAVKRGVLHRNTGARRKARLTRILNKTLQPAA; translated from the coding sequence GTGGCTAACATCAAATCTGCCGCTAAACGTGCCCAAATTGCTGAGCGCAACCGTCTTCGCAACAAAGCCTATCGCTCGGCAGTGCGGACGCTGATTAAAAACTACTTGACGGCTATTAGTCAGTATGCTGCCGATCCCACTCCGGAAAAACTGGCGGAAGTCCAGCAGCGACTCAACTTGGCCTTTAGCAAAATTGACAAAGCCGTTAAGCGCGGTGTTCTCCATCGCAACACCGGTGCCCGTCGTAAAGCGCGGCTGACCCGTATCCTCAACAAAACGCTGCAACCGGCTGCCTAA
- the mrdA gene encoding penicillin-binding protein 2 — protein MAMLKTRPPRPLTYQAYDRVVGKQGRVLVLLSIMTIFLLGGIGARLGYLQIVEGDRNRQMADENRIRLIPKPPERGKILDRKGRILAGNKFSYSVFLWPLAAKKPEWPQTVNILSRVLNIPASEIEARVKQAGVNSPSLIRIAQGISQAQIVALEEHRNFLTGVEIDREAMRFYPHGETAAHIIGYIGELNEEELAARRDQGYRLGDVMGKMGVEATYEKVLRGTWGGQQVEVDGQGKVIRILGQKVARPGNDITLSVDLDLQKAAEAALGSRPGAIVAMDPRDGSILALASYPAFDPNWFARRMTQAQWDELQRRQFPFVNRALQGFPPASTFKIVTTVAGLESGKFSPDTVLMTYPALYTGGFAFHDWNRAGFGPLGFAGAMAWSSNTFFGQVARRIGPETLIEWARRFGMGSKTGIDLPGEAPGFVPTPQWKQETFGEGWYDGDSLITAIGQGALQVSPLQAAVMFAVPANGGYKVRPHLIASDHPDRWRQSLNLKPSTIQVLRQGLRQVVTSGTGAALNVPEVAIAGKSGTGEDPPRPNHTWFGAYAPADKPEIVVVAFAENSGGGGGSVAGPMVLKVIQTYMKIRDR, from the coding sequence ATGGCAATGCTAAAAACCCGTCCCCCTCGTCCCCTCACCTACCAAGCCTACGATCGTGTGGTTGGCAAACAGGGTCGGGTCTTGGTGTTGCTCTCGATCATGACCATATTTTTGCTGGGGGGCATTGGTGCCCGCTTGGGGTATCTGCAAATTGTTGAGGGCGATCGCAACCGCCAGATGGCCGATGAAAACCGCATTCGCCTAATTCCCAAACCGCCGGAGCGGGGGAAGATTTTGGATCGCAAAGGGCGGATCCTCGCGGGAAATAAGTTCTCCTACTCGGTATTTCTCTGGCCCCTTGCGGCGAAAAAGCCCGAATGGCCGCAGACGGTGAACATTCTCTCGCGGGTGCTCAATATCCCTGCCAGTGAGATCGAAGCGCGGGTCAAACAAGCAGGGGTGAATTCTCCTTCGTTGATTCGCATTGCCCAAGGGATTAGCCAAGCGCAAATTGTTGCCCTTGAAGAACACCGCAATTTCCTGACGGGGGTCGAAATTGACCGCGAGGCCATGCGCTTTTATCCCCACGGCGAAACGGCAGCTCACATCATTGGCTACATCGGCGAACTGAATGAGGAGGAACTAGCAGCACGCCGGGATCAGGGCTACCGCCTTGGCGATGTCATGGGCAAAATGGGCGTCGAAGCCACCTATGAAAAGGTACTACGGGGGACATGGGGCGGTCAGCAGGTGGAGGTGGATGGTCAAGGTAAAGTGATTCGCATTCTAGGCCAAAAGGTGGCTCGACCGGGAAATGACATCACGCTGTCAGTGGATTTGGACTTGCAAAAAGCGGCGGAAGCAGCCCTAGGGAGTCGGCCGGGGGCGATCGTGGCCATGGATCCCCGCGATGGTTCGATTCTTGCCCTTGCCAGCTATCCTGCCTTTGACCCCAATTGGTTTGCCCGCCGCATGACCCAAGCCCAGTGGGACGAGCTACAACGGCGGCAATTTCCCTTTGTCAACCGTGCCCTCCAAGGGTTCCCTCCCGCGAGTACGTTCAAAATCGTAACGACGGTGGCGGGTCTGGAGTCTGGGAAGTTTAGCCCTGATACGGTACTGATGACCTATCCTGCCCTCTACACAGGTGGCTTTGCCTTCCATGATTGGAACCGGGCAGGCTTTGGCCCCCTTGGCTTTGCGGGTGCGATGGCGTGGAGTAGTAACACCTTTTTTGGTCAAGTGGCGCGCCGTATTGGTCCTGAGACCCTCATTGAGTGGGCACGGCGCTTTGGCATGGGGTCTAAAACCGGCATTGACTTACCCGGTGAAGCTCCCGGATTTGTGCCAACCCCCCAGTGGAAGCAAGAAACCTTTGGCGAGGGGTGGTACGACGGCGATTCCTTGATTACCGCCATTGGTCAAGGAGCCTTGCAGGTGAGTCCACTTCAGGCAGCAGTGATGTTTGCAGTGCCCGCCAATGGGGGCTATAAAGTGCGGCCGCACCTAATTGCTTCAGACCATCCCGATCGCTGGCGACAATCATTGAACTTAAAGCCCTCTACCATTCAAGTGCTGCGCCAAGGGTTACGGCAGGTGGTGACCAGTGGTACAGGGGCTGCCCTGAATGTTCCTGAGGTCGCGATCGCCGGCAAAAGTGGTACCGGGGAAGACCCACCTCGCCCTAACCACACTTGGTTTGGTGCCTATGCCCCTGCAGACAAACCGGAAATTGTGGTCGTCGCCTTTGCCGAAAACTCTGGTGGTGGGGGTGGGTCTGTGGCAGGTCCGATGGTGCTCAAAGTGATTCAGACCTATATGAAAATTCGCGATCGCTAG
- a CDS encoding site-2 protease family protein, with protein MIITVGLLAGAIALLAWGLYRNLPYGKLGIVAWLQTLVLMLPWLVVFGSLSFGIVINFAAVLFGLVFSIVAYVALGRWLRSLAATAELPLPSAPSGRSELEQATTEQTTPAQPTARPSLPAEDLQAIQNIFSVDTYFATDYIPYKGGVICPGNLRGEAKVVHQQLTERLQAALPDRYRLFMVANGDGKPMVVILPMTTEPIRAGNLQKLAAVFLAVATLGTCLETSAILQGFSLLGNPTAGLFQRSLPFALGLFGIAAIREGGHWLMANRYRARLGPPIFLPAWQLGTFGAMTRIESFLANRSQLFDIGAAGAIAAGSVSLLLLAIGLVLSPTSQGLEVPTLFFQGSILVGTIAKLFLGQQLQSEVVMVHPFVILGWLGLIMTALNLMPAGQLDGGRIIQAIYGTKTAKRLTIMTLVVLGLVAIVNPLALYWALVILLLQRDMDQPSLDEITEPDDTRAGLGLLLLFLMAATLIPMAPGLAGRLGIGG; from the coding sequence ATGATTATTACGGTAGGCCTATTGGCGGGGGCGATCGCCCTACTGGCGTGGGGACTGTACCGCAACCTGCCCTACGGCAAGCTGGGGATTGTGGCTTGGTTGCAAACCCTTGTCCTGATGCTCCCTTGGCTAGTGGTTTTTGGCAGCCTCAGCTTTGGGATTGTGATTAACTTTGCTGCCGTGCTCTTTGGGCTGGTGTTCTCGATTGTGGCCTATGTTGCCCTTGGCCGTTGGTTGCGATCGCTGGCGGCCACCGCCGAATTGCCCCTACCCTCTGCTCCCTCTGGCCGTTCGGAACTAGAGCAAGCCACCACAGAGCAGACGACCCCAGCCCAGCCTACTGCACGACCCAGCCTTCCCGCTGAAGACCTACAAGCCATTCAAAATATCTTTAGCGTTGATACCTACTTCGCCACCGACTACATTCCCTACAAAGGGGGCGTGATCTGCCCAGGGAATCTGCGGGGAGAGGCCAAAGTGGTGCATCAGCAACTCACTGAACGCCTACAGGCCGCCTTGCCCGATCGCTATCGCCTCTTTATGGTGGCCAATGGGGATGGCAAGCCGATGGTCGTGATTTTACCGATGACGACCGAACCGATTCGCGCGGGCAATCTTCAGAAGCTGGCAGCGGTTTTCTTGGCGGTGGCCACCCTTGGAACCTGTCTCGAGACCAGTGCCATCCTGCAGGGGTTTAGCTTACTGGGAAATCCGACAGCAGGACTTTTCCAGCGATCGCTCCCCTTTGCCTTGGGTCTCTTTGGCATTGCCGCTATACGGGAAGGGGGTCACTGGCTAATGGCCAACCGCTATCGGGCACGCTTAGGGCCGCCCATTTTCTTACCCGCGTGGCAGTTGGGGACTTTTGGGGCCATGACCCGCATTGAATCCTTCCTTGCCAATCGCAGTCAACTCTTTGACATTGGTGCAGCGGGGGCGATCGCCGCCGGTAGTGTTTCGCTGCTGCTGTTGGCCATTGGCCTTGTTCTCTCGCCCACGAGTCAGGGGTTAGAGGTGCCGACCCTCTTTTTCCAAGGCTCGATTTTGGTGGGGACGATCGCCAAGCTCTTTTTGGGGCAGCAGTTGCAAAGTGAAGTGGTGATGGTGCATCCCTTTGTGATTCTGGGCTGGCTGGGCTTGATCATGACGGCCTTAAACTTGATGCCCGCAGGACAACTGGATGGGGGGCGGATTATTCAAGCCATTTACGGTACCAAAACCGCCAAACGACTGACGATTATGACCCTTGTGGTCTTGGGCTTGGTGGCGATCGTCAACCCCTTGGCCTTGTATTGGGCGTTGGTGATTCTGCTGTTGCAGCGGGATATGGATCAGCCCAGTCTCGATGAGATCACCGAACCCGATGATACCCGTGCTGGTCTTGGTCTGCTGCTATTGTTCCTGATGGCCGCTACCTTGATCCCGATGGCACCGGGGCTAGCGGGTCGCTTGGGAATTGGAGGCTAA
- the larB gene encoding nickel pincer cofactor biosynthesis protein LarB, whose amino-acid sequence MPDPLRQILTAIAQGQLSVETAYRQLQHLSYEPIGDFARIDHQRQQRTGFPEVIWGPGKTPQQIAEILERMRPHYPCVMATRISPEVFEALRSRVGGLHYFEKARICSTAPILPPQFPLPVGLVCAGTADLPVAEEAAVTLQLSGFGVERFWDVGVAGIHRLLSVRDRLEEMAVLIVVAGMEGALPSVVAGLVSVPVIAVPTSIGYGANFGGLAALLTMLNSCAPGIGVVNIDNGFGAAMLAAKILRSLSQRL is encoded by the coding sequence ATGCCCGATCCACTGCGGCAAATTTTGACGGCGATCGCCCAAGGGCAACTGAGCGTAGAGACCGCCTATCGCCAACTGCAACACCTGTCCTACGAACCCATTGGCGATTTTGCACGCATTGATCACCAAAGGCAGCAGCGCACTGGCTTTCCAGAGGTGATTTGGGGACCCGGCAAAACCCCGCAGCAGATTGCCGAGATTTTGGAGCGGATGCGTCCCCACTATCCCTGTGTAATGGCCACACGTATTTCTCCCGAGGTGTTTGAGGCCCTGCGATCGCGCGTTGGTGGACTGCACTATTTTGAAAAGGCACGGATTTGCAGTACAGCCCCCATTTTGCCGCCGCAGTTTCCCCTGCCGGTGGGCTTGGTCTGTGCGGGCACAGCGGATCTGCCCGTGGCCGAAGAGGCAGCAGTGACGTTGCAACTGTCAGGATTTGGGGTTGAGCGATTTTGGGATGTGGGGGTGGCGGGGATTCATCGGCTGTTGAGTGTGCGCGATCGCCTAGAGGAGATGGCCGTGCTCATTGTGGTTGCCGGCATGGAGGGGGCACTGCCCAGTGTGGTGGCGGGGCTAGTCTCAGTGCCCGTGATTGCTGTGCCCACCAGTATTGGCTATGGCGCGAACTTTGGCGGTTTGGCAGCGCTACTGACAATGCTCAACTCCTGTGCCCCCGGCATTGGTGTCGTCAATATTGACAATGGCTTTGGGGCGGCAATGCTGGCAGCCAAGATCTTGCGATCGCTCAGTCAACGGTTATAA
- the hisF gene encoding imidazole glycerol phosphate synthase subunit HisF: MLAKRILPCLDVKAGRVVKGVNFVNLRDAGDPVELAQAYNAAGADELVFLDITATHEERNIIIDVVYRTADQVFIPLTVGGGIQSLTMIKDLLRAGADKVSLNSAAVRQPDLVNQASDRFGAQCIVVAIDARREPHWDPKNPRWQVYVRGGREATGLDAIEWAVEMAKRGAGELLVTSMDADGTQAGYDLELTRAIAERVEIPVIASGGAGTCEHIRAALVEGKAEAALLASLLHYGQLTIAQIKDYLHQHQVPVRQEEPLPCR, translated from the coding sequence ATGCTTGCCAAACGAATTTTGCCCTGTCTGGATGTGAAGGCGGGTCGCGTCGTCAAGGGCGTGAACTTTGTCAACCTGCGCGATGCCGGCGATCCGGTTGAACTGGCTCAAGCCTACAATGCAGCGGGTGCGGATGAGCTGGTGTTTCTCGATATTACGGCCACCCATGAAGAGCGGAACATTATTATTGATGTCGTCTATCGCACCGCGGATCAGGTGTTCATTCCCCTGACGGTGGGGGGCGGGATTCAGTCCCTGACGATGATCAAAGACCTATTGCGCGCCGGGGCAGATAAAGTCAGCCTGAATTCGGCGGCAGTGCGGCAACCCGATCTCGTGAATCAGGCCAGCGATCGCTTTGGTGCCCAATGTATTGTTGTCGCCATTGATGCGCGGCGCGAACCCCATTGGGATCCTAAAAACCCCCGTTGGCAAGTCTATGTGCGCGGCGGACGGGAAGCTACGGGGCTAGATGCGATTGAATGGGCGGTGGAAATGGCTAAACGGGGTGCGGGCGAACTGCTGGTGACCAGTATGGATGCCGATGGGACACAGGCGGGCTACGACCTCGAATTGACGCGGGCGATCGCTGAGCGGGTGGAGATTCCTGTGATTGCCTCTGGGGGGGCGGGTACCTGTGAGCATATTCGCGCGGCTCTTGTGGAAGGGAAAGCAGAGGCGGCACTGTTGGCTTCGCTCCTACACTATGGCCAACTGACGATCGCCCAGATCAAGGACTATCTCCATCAGCACCAAGTGCCCGTGCGCCAAGAAGAACCCCTCCCTTGCCGATAA